In one Thermodesulfobium acidiphilum genomic region, the following are encoded:
- a CDS encoding flagellar hook protein FlgE has protein sequence MLRAMSSAVSGLQNNQTAMDVIGNNIANVNTIGFKASTVTFSQMLSQTLSGASAPQNGLGGINPMQIGLGTQIAAISTPFTSSSTENTGVNTDLAIQGNGFFIVNNGSQNFYTRDGSFNVDANGNLVNSAGLKVQGWQADSSGVVNPSGPVSDLKIPIGQSMPAKQSNNITMTGNLDASQYANTSTSSTPYAVTSSGAIYDSLGVSHSVTTVITPTGAQNTWKWRTLTTLPSANVPSKTASSAPIGATQTGNITLSFNGYAIQSIVGDNVPYNLTITVQNGDSPSTIEQKVINAINNDQILKNYFVASNSTTTPGSVNLQSKLVDPTGTYGTNWLQITENDGSTGAATGLNGFSYVPTDVGTTPVSNVYATSGYGTLTFNSNGSLSNVTTTYPTPSSSTATLLINPSTGASTPWTPTINFFGMTQYGGSSSLNFASQDGYSSGSLQSYSIDQSGVITGTYSNGLTNAIGQIALANFPNPSGLTSNGSNIYSTSSNSGTAQIGAAGSGGIGTIIPSALEMSNVDLSQQFTNLITTERGYEANARVITTSDQMLQELLSLKAAP, from the coding sequence ATGTTAAGAGCTATGTCTTCTGCTGTTAGTGGTTTACAAAATAACCAGACGGCTATGGACGTTATAGGCAACAACATTGCAAACGTTAATACGATTGGTTTTAAGGCAAGTACAGTTACTTTTTCTCAGATGCTTTCTCAAACTTTGAGCGGGGCTTCAGCTCCTCAAAACGGTTTGGGGGGGATTAACCCAATGCAAATTGGTTTGGGCACTCAAATTGCTGCTATTTCTACCCCTTTTACCAGCTCCTCTACTGAAAATACTGGAGTAAATACTGATCTTGCTATACAGGGTAACGGCTTTTTTATTGTGAATAACGGCTCTCAAAATTTCTATACTAGAGACGGCTCATTTAATGTAGATGCAAACGGAAATCTCGTAAACAGCGCAGGTCTCAAAGTTCAAGGCTGGCAAGCTGACTCTAGTGGAGTAGTGAATCCTTCAGGTCCTGTATCTGATCTAAAAATTCCTATAGGACAATCCATGCCAGCAAAACAGTCAAACAACATTACCATGACGGGAAATCTTGACGCATCCCAATATGCGAACACTTCAACTTCCAGTACGCCATATGCCGTTACTTCATCTGGAGCAATATATGATTCTCTTGGTGTATCTCACTCTGTTACTACAGTTATAACTCCAACTGGAGCTCAAAACACGTGGAAGTGGAGAACTCTAACGACACTTCCATCGGCTAATGTTCCCAGTAAGACTGCTTCTTCTGCTCCCATAGGGGCTACTCAAACTGGCAACATAACTCTTTCTTTTAATGGTTATGCAATTCAGAGTATTGTTGGCGACAATGTACCATACAACTTAACTATTACGGTTCAAAATGGTGATAGCCCTTCCACTATAGAACAAAAGGTTATAAACGCTATAAATAACGATCAAATACTAAAGAACTATTTTGTAGCAAGCAATAGCACTACAACACCTGGAAGTGTTAACCTGCAGTCAAAACTGGTGGATCCAACAGGAACTTATGGCACTAACTGGCTCCAAATTACTGAAAATGATGGTTCTACAGGTGCTGCTACAGGGCTTAATGGTTTTTCTTATGTACCTACTGATGTAGGTACTACTCCTGTGTCAAATGTTTATGCTACTTCTGGTTATGGAACCTTAACTTTTAACTCTAATGGTTCGCTTTCAAATGTTACGACTACTTATCCAACTCCTTCTAGCTCTACAGCAACACTTTTAATAAATCCATCTACTGGTGCATCTACTCCATGGACTCCCACAATTAACTTTTTTGGCATGACACAATATGGAGGCTCTTCCAGTCTGAACTTTGCCAGTCAAGATGGTTATTCTTCTGGTTCTTTACAGAGCTATTCAATAGATCAGTCAGGTGTTATTACCGGTACTTATTCTAATGGCCTTACAAATGCTATAGGTCAGATTGCACTTGCCAATTTCCCAAATCCATCAGGCTTAACCAGTAACGGATCAAACATATATAGCACTTCTTCGAATTCTGGAACTGCACAAATTGGTGCTGCTGGTTCTGGTGGTATTGGAACAATTATTCCAAGCGCCCTTGAGATGTCCAATGTAGACCTTTCTCAGCAGTTTACGAATTTGATTACTACCGAAAGAGGTTATGAGGCAAACGCAAGAGTTATAACTACATCAGATCAAATGCTTCAGGAACTATTATCGTTAAAAGCTGCCCCGTAG